In Virgibacillus sp. NKC19-16, a single genomic region encodes these proteins:
- a CDS encoding acyl-CoA dehydrogenase family protein, with the protein MKLIDYKTMEERIKALEEKVNVFSERAKKHDEEATFPFDNFKDLKEIGYPALTVPQKYGGLGISLYELLTYQETIAKADGSTALSIGWHMGITKHMGENDIWEEEKYAAFAHDVVETGALLNNAASEPATGSPTRGGKPETVAKKSDSGWVINGRKTFTTMAPILDYFVVSASIDGTENVGNFLIKRERNGVSIDETWDSIAMRGSGSHDLLLGNVHVEDGDLVEYLTPGKKRAAGWLLHIPTCYLGIARAAQEYAVDFAATYSPNSIEGTISELPNVKQKLGEMELLLMESEHFLYGVARKWDESDEEARQAMKPELGAVKLSVVNKAVEVVDLAMRVAGARSLSRQNPLQRYYRDVRAGLHNPPMDDMTVMQLAGKSVAERG; encoded by the coding sequence ATGAAATTGATCGATTATAAAACGATGGAAGAGCGAATAAAAGCATTGGAAGAGAAGGTGAACGTCTTTTCCGAGCGCGCAAAAAAGCATGATGAGGAAGCAACATTTCCATTTGATAATTTTAAGGATCTAAAAGAAATCGGTTACCCTGCTTTAACGGTTCCGCAAAAATATGGCGGCTTAGGTATTTCGCTTTATGAGCTACTTACGTATCAAGAAACGATTGCCAAAGCAGACGGATCTACAGCGCTTTCGATTGGTTGGCATATGGGAATAACCAAACATATGGGAGAAAACGATATATGGGAAGAAGAAAAATACGCCGCATTTGCGCATGACGTGGTAGAAACAGGAGCATTATTGAATAACGCCGCTTCCGAGCCAGCAACCGGAAGTCCTACACGTGGAGGAAAACCGGAAACTGTGGCGAAAAAATCAGACTCAGGTTGGGTCATTAATGGAAGAAAAACATTTACGACGATGGCGCCAATTCTTGATTATTTTGTTGTCAGTGCTTCGATTGACGGAACGGAGAATGTTGGTAATTTCCTGATTAAACGGGAAAGAAATGGTGTTTCTATTGACGAAACATGGGATTCGATTGCGATGCGAGGTTCCGGAAGCCATGACCTTCTTTTGGGAAATGTACATGTGGAAGACGGAGACCTTGTGGAATATTTGACTCCTGGGAAAAAGCGAGCTGCTGGATGGCTGTTACATATTCCCACGTGCTATCTCGGAATTGCCCGCGCGGCTCAGGAATATGCGGTTGATTTTGCAGCAACTTATTCACCGAATAGTATTGAGGGAACCATTTCTGAGCTGCCCAATGTAAAACAAAAACTCGGCGAGATGGAGTTACTCCTCATGGAGAGCGAGCATTTTCTGTATGGTGTTGCCCGGAAATGGGATGAAAGTGATGAAGAAGCGCGTCAGGCAATGAAGCCGGAACTCGGAGCGGTAAAATTATCTGTTGTGAATAAAGCGGTGGAAGTTGTTGATCTAGCAATGAGGGTGGCTGGTGCACGGAGTCTATCCAGACAAAATCCCCTGCAGCGTTATTATCGTGACGTGCGTGCTGGATTGCATAACCCTCCGATGGATGATATGACGGTGATGCAGTTGGCTGGGAAAAGTGTTGCTGAGCGGGGCTAG
- a CDS encoding EamA family transporter: MGYAYIFSTIFFTVYGQLILKWKINQFGSLPEAWIDKFGFLFQILFNPWILSGFLAAFLAALSWMAAMTKFDISYAYPFMSLSFVLVFILSVVLFGEPISTQKVVGFSLIILGIIVMR, encoded by the coding sequence ATGGGATACGCATATATTTTCTCCACCATCTTTTTTACCGTTTATGGTCAATTAATTTTGAAATGGAAAATTAATCAATTTGGAAGTCTGCCTGAGGCTTGGATCGATAAATTTGGTTTCCTGTTTCAAATTTTATTTAATCCGTGGATTCTATCAGGGTTCCTTGCCGCATTTTTAGCTGCATTAAGCTGGATGGCAGCGATGACGAAGTTCGATATCAGCTATGCCTATCCATTTATGAGCCTGTCGTTTGTCCTTGTTTTTATTCTTTCCGTCGTTTTATTTGGTGAACCGATCAGTACACAGAAAGTAGTCGGATTTTCCCTAATTATACTAGGCATTATCGTCATGAGGTGA
- the rfbB gene encoding dTDP-glucose 4,6-dehydratase, with amino-acid sequence MNKQQPTLLVTGGAGFIGSNFIHYYLEKYPTAQLLNIDKLTYAGSIDNLREVESLENYHFIHGDITDEVLVNDIFTDYDITGVIHFAAESHVDRSIQDAKAFVASNVFGTLTLLQAAKKNWEAKGELSKRRFHHISTDEVYGSLGEEGKFSEETPYDPRNPYSASKASANMFVKSFAHTYGMNVVISSSSNNYGPRQHAEKLIPTIIRKALAGEQIPIYGDGKNVRDWLYVADHCSALDMIYHQGHPLETYNVGGGNEKTNIDMAGEICAILDKLVPQYRTSESFNDLITFTTDRKGHDRRYAVDDRKLRKALGWKPTEDFHSGLRKTVEWYVNQWKKHPVT; translated from the coding sequence ATGAATAAACAACAGCCAACCCTTCTCGTCACAGGCGGGGCAGGCTTTATCGGATCAAATTTTATTCACTATTATTTGGAAAAATATCCGACTGCACAACTGCTCAATATCGATAAACTCACCTATGCCGGATCAATAGACAACTTAAGAGAAGTTGAGTCACTGGAAAATTACCATTTCATCCATGGCGATATCACAGATGAAGTACTCGTAAACGACATTTTCACAGACTATGATATTACCGGAGTCATCCATTTTGCAGCCGAATCACATGTAGACAGATCGATACAGGATGCAAAAGCATTTGTAGCATCCAATGTGTTTGGTACATTGACCCTCTTGCAGGCAGCGAAAAAAAACTGGGAGGCTAAAGGCGAGTTGTCCAAAAGGCGCTTTCATCACATTTCAACAGATGAGGTATATGGATCTTTAGGCGAGGAAGGGAAATTTTCAGAGGAGACACCGTATGACCCGCGCAATCCATACAGTGCATCCAAAGCAAGTGCCAATATGTTCGTCAAAAGTTTTGCACATACGTACGGGATGAATGTTGTTATTTCCTCAAGCTCGAACAATTATGGACCAAGACAACACGCAGAAAAACTGATCCCAACAATTATCCGAAAAGCATTGGCAGGTGAACAGATTCCTATTTATGGTGATGGGAAAAACGTAAGAGACTGGCTATATGTTGCTGATCACTGCAGTGCACTTGACATGATCTATCACCAGGGTCATCCGCTTGAAACCTATAACGTCGGTGGCGGCAATGAGAAGACAAATATAGATATGGCAGGAGAAATTTGTGCGATTCTGGATAAGCTAGTTCCGCAATACAGAACGAGCGAAAGCTTTAACGATTTAATCACTTTTACCACAGATCGCAAAGGCCATGACAGGAGATATGCTGTTGATGATCGCAAATTAAGAAAAGCGTTGGGCTGGAAACCGACCGAAGACTTCCATTCAGGACTGAGGAAAACAGTAGAATGGTATGTGAATCAATGGAAAAAACATCCCGTGACCTAA
- a CDS encoding REP-associated tyrosine transposase — MARKKRHWDPDYFYHIVCRGNRRDALFLSDGDYRTFLYILQQTSTKTPFELASYCLMTNHFHLQLRSQNQPLSKVMSLINKRYASYFNTRYNTTGHVFEERFFDRMIASDYGMLKVSSYIHLNPVEAGLVADPENYPWSSYPFYVSNSSKSDLQLNTNAILDIFPGNELEKKRRYREFLADEDKVHLL; from the coding sequence ATGGCTAGAAAAAAACGACATTGGGATCCGGATTATTTTTACCATATTGTTTGTAGAGGGAACCGGCGTGATGCACTGTTCCTTAGCGATGGTGATTACCGGACATTTCTATACATCCTCCAGCAAACATCCACAAAGACCCCTTTTGAACTTGCTTCTTACTGCTTAATGACAAATCATTTCCACCTCCAGTTACGATCGCAGAACCAGCCCCTCTCCAAGGTGATGTCACTTATTAATAAACGGTACGCCAGTTACTTCAACACAAGATACAATACCACCGGCCATGTATTTGAAGAACGTTTTTTCGATAGAATGATAGCTTCCGATTATGGAATGCTGAAGGTTAGCAGCTATATTCATCTAAATCCAGTGGAAGCAGGGTTGGTAGCCGATCCGGAAAATTATCCTTGGAGCAGTTATCCATTTTACGTAAGCAATTCATCGAAAAGTGATCTCCAATTAAACACCAACGCGATATTAGATATTTTCCCAGGAAATGAGCTGGAGAAGAAGAGGAGGTACCGGGAGTTTTTAGCAGATGAGGATAAGGTACATCTCTTGTAA
- a CDS encoding glycosyltransferase family 2 protein → MVCESMEKTSRDLISVVVPVYGCETCLKELCSRVAETVTNIPAHYEIILVNDASPDDAWTTIKQLSEQDENIKGINFARNFGQHHAITAGLDHTNGDWVVVMDCDLQDRPEEIKKLYQKALDGYDVVFGKRTVRQDNWLKRKSSQGFYRVYDYFSGQASDHSIANFSINAKKVVRGFRRMREQNRFFPLFIQWMGYETTSITVEHNARKEGKSSYNIKKLVTLATDAIISQSNKPLRLSIQLGFLIASASFIYALYLFGRYFFLDETVQGWTSVMVSIFFISGLMFFNFGVLGLYIGKIFNETKGRPLYLIRETTDDTDDQEGS, encoded by the coding sequence ATGGTATGTGAATCAATGGAAAAAACATCCCGTGACCTAATATCCGTCGTCGTCCCAGTTTACGGCTGCGAAACATGTCTTAAGGAACTTTGCAGTCGCGTAGCAGAAACCGTCACAAACATTCCAGCCCACTACGAAATAATTTTAGTGAACGACGCGAGTCCGGACGACGCCTGGACAACAATCAAACAACTAAGCGAGCAGGACGAAAACATTAAAGGAATTAATTTTGCCCGAAACTTCGGCCAGCACCATGCGATTACTGCTGGCCTTGACCATACGAATGGGGACTGGGTGGTTGTGATGGATTGCGACCTTCAGGACCGGCCAGAGGAAATCAAGAAATTATATCAAAAAGCACTCGATGGGTATGACGTTGTTTTCGGCAAGCGAACAGTGCGCCAGGACAATTGGCTCAAACGCAAATCATCTCAGGGCTTTTACAGGGTGTACGATTATTTCAGCGGGCAGGCATCCGATCATTCAATAGCCAATTTCAGTATTAACGCAAAAAAAGTGGTCAGGGGCTTCAGACGCATGCGTGAACAGAACCGCTTTTTCCCATTATTTATCCAGTGGATGGGATATGAAACGACAAGTATCACGGTTGAACACAACGCACGCAAGGAAGGCAAATCCTCCTATAATATAAAAAAGCTGGTCACCCTTGCGACAGATGCGATCATATCCCAATCCAATAAACCACTGAGACTCTCGATTCAATTAGGATTTTTGATCGCATCGGCATCCTTCATCTATGCCCTGTATTTATTCGGCAGGTATTTTTTCCTTGATGAAACTGTGCAAGGATGGACCAGTGTGATGGTATCGATTTTCTTTATCAGTGGACTAATGTTCTTCAACTTTGGTGTCCTTGGTCTATACATCGGTAAAATTTTCAACGAAACAAAAGGCAGACCACTTTATTTGATTCGAGAAACAACGGACGATACAGATGATCAGGAAGGGAGCTGA
- the rfbA gene encoding glucose-1-phosphate thymidylyltransferase RfbA translates to MKGIILAGGSGSRLSPSTDGMNKHLLPIYDKPMVYYPLSVLMLGGIREIMIVSTPEDRPRFEKLLGNGSELGISLDYREQTDPNGIPEALTISEDFIGKDDVTLILADNIFYGQGFTTLLRNAIKNHRHATVFGYRVKDPRRFGVVEFDHHQKVISLEEKPEDPKSDFAVTGLYIYDHQAIRMAKKLRYSNRGELEITDLNKQYLKKGQLDVELLGRGFAWMDAGTHESLFEAAEFVKITQQRQGFKLACLEEIAYYLGYINKEALYKKGKSMEKNDYGQYLMEIAERKHTEQYWDSIDHHPMLGLVENE, encoded by the coding sequence ATGAAGGGTATTATTTTGGCTGGTGGTAGTGGTTCGAGGTTGTCGCCTAGTACGGATGGGATGAATAAGCATTTGCTTCCTATTTATGATAAGCCGATGGTTTATTATCCATTGTCTGTGCTAATGCTTGGTGGTATAAGGGAAATCATGATTGTTAGTACGCCGGAAGATCGGCCGCGTTTTGAGAAGCTACTCGGGAATGGCTCAGAACTCGGTATCTCGCTTGACTACCGTGAGCAAACCGATCCAAATGGGATTCCGGAAGCATTGACGATTTCCGAAGATTTCATTGGGAAAGATGATGTTACGTTAATTCTTGCTGATAATATTTTTTATGGCCAGGGTTTCACAACATTGCTCAGAAATGCCATCAAAAACCATCGACATGCGACCGTCTTTGGATATCGCGTTAAAGATCCAAGAAGGTTTGGCGTTGTAGAATTCGACCATCATCAAAAAGTCATTTCATTAGAAGAAAAACCAGAGGATCCGAAATCGGATTTCGCCGTAACCGGACTGTATATTTATGATCATCAAGCCATCCGTATGGCGAAAAAACTCAGATACTCTAACAGAGGCGAACTGGAAATCACAGATCTGAACAAACAATATCTGAAAAAAGGACAGCTGGACGTGGAATTACTTGGAAGAGGATTTGCCTGGATGGATGCAGGAACACATGAATCCTTGTTTGAAGCAGCCGAATTTGTGAAGATTACCCAGCAGCGTCAAGGGTTTAAGCTCGCATGTTTGGAAGAAATCGCCTATTATTTAGGATATATAAACAAAGAAGCATTATACAAAAAAGGAAAGTCAATGGAAAAGAACGATTATGGACAATATCTCATGGAAATCGCTGAAAGAAAACACACGGAGCAATACTGGGATTCCATTGATCATCATCCAATGTTAGGACTGGTGGAAAATGAATAA
- the rffA gene encoding dTDP-4-amino-4,6-dideoxygalactose transaminase has protein sequence MILFNKPCSTGKEAAAIQEAMQQEKLAGNGPFGKKCVSWLENRLGCEKAILTPSCTAALEMTALLTEVGEGDEVIMPSYTFVSTANAYALRGAQVRFVDVDPDTMNVDPEQVEAAITDQTKVIVVVHYAGVACDMDRIMDIAKRNGLWVVEDAAQGVMSSYKEKPLGTIGHLGTFSFHETKNYTSGGEGGALIVNDPALTERAEILQEKGTDRSLFMQGMVDKYTWRDVGSSYLLSELNAAYLSVQLENADQINADRLHTWEQYYEGLLPLMEAGKISGPHVPEECEQNAHMFYIKTRDKHERSDLINYLKENGVMSVTHYVPLHSAHAGQKYGRFIGKDTYTTESSERLLRLPLYYGIEKEDVAHGIKIITDFYQK, from the coding sequence ATGATTCTATTTAATAAACCATGCAGTACCGGGAAAGAAGCAGCTGCCATTCAAGAAGCAATGCAGCAAGAAAAATTAGCAGGTAACGGCCCATTTGGAAAAAAATGTGTCTCCTGGCTTGAGAATCGTCTTGGATGTGAGAAAGCCATCCTCACCCCCTCCTGCACTGCTGCGCTTGAAATGACCGCATTATTAACCGAGGTTGGCGAGGGGGATGAGGTAATCATGCCTTCCTACACCTTTGTTTCAACCGCAAACGCCTATGCATTAAGAGGTGCTCAGGTTCGTTTTGTTGATGTCGATCCGGACACGATGAATGTGGATCCGGAACAAGTAGAAGCTGCAATAACAGACCAAACAAAAGTCATCGTCGTTGTTCATTATGCTGGGGTGGCTTGCGACATGGACCGAATTATGGATATTGCAAAGAGAAACGGTTTATGGGTAGTTGAAGATGCTGCACAAGGCGTAATGAGCAGCTACAAAGAAAAGCCGCTCGGCACGATCGGGCACCTGGGAACATTCAGTTTTCACGAAACGAAAAATTATACATCCGGTGGTGAAGGTGGCGCGTTGATTGTAAATGATCCGGCGCTCACGGAACGCGCGGAAATCCTGCAGGAAAAAGGGACGGATCGCTCCTTATTTATGCAAGGCATGGTCGACAAATACACATGGCGCGATGTCGGCTCTTCCTATTTATTAAGTGAACTGAACGCTGCCTATTTATCCGTTCAACTGGAAAATGCAGATCAGATTAATGCCGATCGCCTGCATACATGGGAACAGTACTATGAGGGACTTTTGCCATTAATGGAAGCTGGAAAAATCAGCGGCCCACATGTCCCGGAAGAATGCGAACAGAATGCCCATATGTTTTATATAAAAACGCGTGATAAGCATGAGCGTTCGGACCTTATCAATTACTTGAAGGAAAATGGTGTCATGAGTGTAACACATTATGTGCCATTACATTCTGCCCATGCAGGCCAAAAATACGGCAGATTTATTGGGAAAGATACGTACACAACTGAAAGTAGTGAACGACTGTTACGTTTACCACTTTATTATGGGATAGAGAAAGAGGATGTGGCACATGGGATCAAGATTATTACAGACTTTTACCAAAAATAA
- a CDS encoding DUF6044 family protein produces MGSRLLQTFTKNKFIWIACLILIAYLLPYYILGEDTHIRVHDNLDSNIVWYKLLAESGQIFTLSDTTLPQVINGLPRSALPSAFDAVVWLYVLFEPMTAYTISQTIMRFAAFFGMYLLLSRHVFREAKSPWITVGASLAFAMLPYWPSGALSIAGIPLALHLFLTIRKFGWKTPKYNWILLLVIPFFSNFILSFVFFLALMGLFWLIDWIRFKKSNWPFFTAIASMTGIYLVKNYLVITSMFFDGGFTSHREELSLGHNTFERSVELSWENFLYGHTHDEAHQVLIIIPVIFTALLVAAYSNVKPRKLMTLFVFNFAISVWYAFWYFEGWRIVKDNFMVANTFNFSRIHFLDPAIWYICFALALALLWKHLKFGRVLAVILVVLQCGLVFGLNEENKYSTFDTPTFAEFYSEDLFDEIEAYIGEDQSDYRVVSIGMHPTIAQYNGFYTLDTYNNSFPLEYKHDFREVIEGELDKSPSLQNYFDTWGGRLYMYVAEHGKDYLFTKDRNEPIENLAIDTEALQELGGDYILSAVPIENYEELGLEQERVFENNESPWQIWLYGV; encoded by the coding sequence ATGGGATCAAGATTATTACAGACTTTTACCAAAAATAAATTTATCTGGATAGCGTGCCTAATCCTCATCGCATACCTTCTGCCCTACTACATACTCGGTGAGGACACACATATCCGCGTCCATGACAATCTGGATTCAAACATCGTTTGGTACAAATTACTTGCAGAAAGCGGGCAAATTTTCACCCTATCTGATACCACGTTGCCTCAAGTCATCAATGGACTTCCGAGAAGCGCATTGCCTTCCGCCTTTGATGCAGTCGTATGGCTATATGTGCTTTTTGAGCCGATGACGGCATATACGATTAGCCAAACAATCATGCGATTTGCGGCATTTTTCGGGATGTATTTGCTGCTGAGTCGACATGTGTTTCGCGAGGCAAAATCACCCTGGATTACAGTAGGTGCCTCGCTCGCGTTTGCGATGCTTCCATATTGGCCATCAGGCGCCCTGTCTATCGCTGGTATCCCGCTCGCACTGCATCTATTTTTGACGATTCGAAAATTTGGCTGGAAAACGCCGAAATACAACTGGATCCTCTTACTTGTGATTCCGTTTTTCTCGAATTTTATTTTGAGTTTTGTGTTCTTCCTGGCACTCATGGGGCTATTCTGGCTGATTGATTGGATCCGTTTCAAAAAGTCAAATTGGCCGTTTTTTACAGCCATTGCCTCAATGACGGGAATTTACCTGGTGAAAAATTATCTGGTTATCACGTCCATGTTTTTTGACGGTGGATTTACATCACACCGGGAAGAATTAAGTCTCGGTCATAATACATTTGAACGCAGTGTGGAGCTTTCGTGGGAAAATTTTCTATACGGCCATACGCACGATGAAGCCCATCAAGTATTGATCATTATTCCCGTCATTTTTACTGCTTTACTCGTTGCAGCGTATAGTAATGTGAAGCCTAGGAAGCTAATGACGTTATTCGTGTTTAATTTTGCTATTTCCGTATGGTATGCCTTTTGGTACTTTGAGGGCTGGCGCATTGTGAAGGATAATTTCATGGTCGCCAACACATTTAACTTTTCCCGGATCCATTTTCTCGATCCAGCCATTTGGTACATATGTTTTGCCTTGGCTTTGGCATTGTTGTGGAAACATCTGAAATTCGGGAGAGTGCTTGCAGTTATATTGGTTGTTTTGCAATGCGGCCTTGTGTTTGGATTAAATGAGGAAAATAAATACAGTACGTTTGACACGCCGACATTCGCAGAGTTTTATTCAGAGGACTTATTCGACGAGATTGAGGCCTACATTGGCGAGGATCAATCTGATTACCGTGTGGTCAGCATCGGCATGCACCCGACCATCGCGCAATACAATGGATTTTACACCTTGGACACGTACAATAACAGCTTCCCGCTGGAATACAAGCATGATTTTCGGGAAGTAATTGAAGGCGAACTCGATAAAAGTCCATCACTGCAAAACTACTTTGACACATGGGGCGGCCGCCTGTACATGTATGTCGCAGAACACGGCAAAGATTATCTGTTCACCAAAGACCGCAATGAACCAATCGAAAACCTGGCAATCGATACAGAAGCACTGCAGGAATTAGGCGGAGACTACATCCTCTCAGCCGTACCAATCGAAAACTACGAAGAACTAGGACTCGAACAAGAACGAGTATTTGAGAACAACGAATCACCATGGCAGATTTGGCTGTATGGGGTGTGA
- a CDS encoding GNAT family N-acetyltransferase, with translation MADFLEPTPWDRRNFHVDTYQLTSTTIEALKQTSEIEGHFTLKVDPLENKENLLKYGFYYVDTLIEPVCSRENLQAVEKERIHFSRDYNREAILEIAGEAFGNGRFHRDFNIPGYMADRRYMNWVGDLMEKDLILALNYQGRTAGFFAYEDDKILLLGIHKDFRGKGLAKAFTSHCVQEQFDRSGYDTLKTSISPVNLASLNVFISLGFRLKDSVDVYHKLNVSLPVGG, from the coding sequence ATGGCAGATTTTTTGGAACCAACCCCATGGGACAGGCGAAATTTTCATGTAGACACATACCAGCTGACATCAACTACGATCGAGGCTTTAAAACAAACAAGTGAAATTGAAGGGCATTTCACATTAAAGGTGGATCCACTTGAAAATAAGGAGAATCTTTTAAAGTACGGATTTTATTATGTCGACACATTGATTGAGCCAGTTTGCAGCAGGGAAAATCTGCAGGCTGTTGAGAAGGAAAGGATCCATTTTTCCCGGGATTACAATAGAGAAGCGATCCTGGAAATCGCGGGGGAAGCTTTCGGCAATGGACGTTTTCATCGTGATTTCAACATTCCGGGCTATATGGCAGATAGACGATATATGAACTGGGTGGGGGATCTCATGGAAAAAGACCTGATCCTGGCATTGAACTATCAGGGTAGAACTGCGGGCTTTTTTGCATACGAGGATGATAAAATACTCCTGCTCGGGATACATAAAGATTTTCGCGGCAAAGGCTTGGCAAAGGCATTTACAAGTCACTGTGTGCAGGAGCAATTTGATAGAAGCGGCTATGACACATTGAAAACATCCATTTCACCAGTGAATCTAGCTTCATTAAATGTGTTTATTTCACTCGGATTTCGGTTAAAAGACAGCGTCGATGTGTATCATAAATTAAATGTTTCGCTCCCGGTTGGGGGCTGA